A window from Neoarius graeffei isolate fNeoGra1 chromosome 14, fNeoGra1.pri, whole genome shotgun sequence encodes these proteins:
- the foxl3 gene encoding forkhead box L3, whose translation MFDNSQYPYNCFNYDGDYPSCGTEEEKKVCRPAYSYIALIAMAIQQSPENKVTLSGIYEFIMKRFPYYRSNQRAWQNSIRHNLSLNSCFIKVPRTEGNEKGKGNYWTFATGCESMLDLFENGNFRRRRRRRRNLSLGFREPSEPFSPMDSQQNATVRSLHPDSFCPESSNHRVDQRNPPLSKPEPEIKFSIDYILSTPDPSPGFRPPHGSSAGAVIQHLEPQQLNLHFWTM comes from the exons ATGTTCGACAATTCACAGTACCCTTACAACTGCTTTAATTATGATGGAGATTATCCGTCCTGTGgcactgaagaggagaaaaaagtGTGCAGACCTGCTTACAG TTATATTGCGCTAATAGCCATGGCAATCCAGCAAAGTCCAGAGAACAAAGTCACCCTATCGGGCATCTATGAGTTCATCATGAAAAGGTTTCCTTATTACAGATCCAACCAGAGAGCCTGGCAAAACTCCATACGCCATAATCTCTCCCTCAACAGCTGCTTTATAAAG GTACCTCGCACTGAGGGCAATGAGAAGGGGAAAGGAAATTACTGGACTTTTGCTACAGGCTGTGAGTCCATGCTAGACCTCTTTGAAAACGGTAACTTTCGACGCCGTCGGCGTCGGCGACGCAACTTAAGCCTGGGCTTCAGGGAGCCGTCTGAACCCTTCAGCCCCATGGACTCACAGCAGAATGCCACGGTGCGGTCGCTTCATCCTGATTCATTTTGTCCAGAGAGTTCAAATCACAGAGTGGACCAGCGCAACCCTCCACTCAGCAAACCCGAGCCGGAGATCAAATTCAGCATCGACTACATTCTGTCCACACCAGACCCCTCACCAGGGTTTAGACCTCCACACGGCAGCTCTGCAGGAGCCGTGATACAGCACTTGGAGCCTCAGCAGCTAAACTTGCACTTCTGGACCATGTAA